A genomic region of Luteolibacter arcticus contains the following coding sequences:
- the dnaK gene encoding molecular chaperone DnaK — translation MSKILGIDLGTTNSCMAIMDGGEAVVLENSEGARTTPSIVAFTKSGERLVGQAAKRQAVTNPKNTVFSAKRLIGRKFSELSEADKKMPYKIVEAANGDAHIQVEVGGETKTYSPQEVAAMVLGKLKADAEAKLGETITDAVITVPAYFNDSQRNATKAAGEIAGLNVRRIINEPTAAALAYGLDKKASEKIAVYDLGGGTFDISVLDIDDGVFEVLATDGDTQLGGDDWDNALISWIVGEFKKDQGIDLSSQPDALQRIKEEAEKAKIALSSSQSYDISLPFITADQTGPKHIQLSLSRAKLEQLTDSLFERTKKPVRDCLKEAGVSASHVDELVLVGGMTRMPKVIEVAKELAGKEPHRGVNPDEVVAIGASIQGGVLKGDVKDVLLLDVTPLTLSIETEGSRATSMIDRNTTVPVKKSQVFSTASDNQPAVDIRICQGERPMFSDNKLLGNFKLDGITPARRGEPQIEVTFDIDANGILHVSAKDKQSGKEQKISIQGSSGLSKDEIERAKAEAESHAEEDRKRVEAVDTKNKAENLVYSVEKQLTELPAEAPEELKSGIQAKVDAVKDALKSDDIDAIKSNVATLESALQDLYNAAQQAQAAAGGGAPGAAPDVDVEVPESGPSEPRQAKGKVVEAEVVDK, via the coding sequence ATGTCCAAGATTCTCGGCATCGACCTCGGCACCACAAACTCCTGCATGGCCATCATGGATGGCGGCGAAGCGGTCGTGCTGGAAAACTCGGAAGGTGCGCGCACCACGCCCTCCATCGTCGCTTTCACCAAATCCGGCGAGCGCCTCGTCGGTCAAGCCGCCAAGCGCCAGGCCGTCACCAATCCGAAGAACACCGTCTTCTCCGCCAAGCGCCTGATCGGCCGCAAGTTCTCCGAGCTTTCCGAGGCCGACAAGAAGATGCCCTACAAGATCGTCGAGGCCGCCAATGGCGATGCCCACATCCAGGTGGAAGTCGGCGGTGAAACCAAGACCTACTCGCCGCAGGAAGTCGCGGCCATGGTGCTTGGCAAGCTCAAGGCCGATGCCGAAGCAAAGCTCGGCGAAACCATCACCGACGCGGTGATCACCGTGCCGGCCTATTTCAACGACTCCCAGCGCAACGCCACCAAGGCCGCCGGGGAGATCGCCGGACTCAATGTCCGCCGCATCATCAACGAGCCGACCGCCGCGGCACTCGCCTACGGCCTCGACAAGAAGGCATCCGAAAAGATCGCCGTCTATGACCTCGGCGGCGGCACCTTCGACATCTCGGTGCTCGATATCGACGACGGCGTCTTCGAAGTGCTCGCCACCGATGGCGACACCCAGCTCGGCGGCGATGACTGGGACAACGCGCTGATCTCGTGGATCGTCGGCGAGTTCAAGAAGGATCAGGGCATCGACCTCTCCAGCCAGCCAGACGCGCTCCAGCGCATCAAGGAAGAGGCGGAAAAGGCCAAGATCGCCCTGTCTTCCAGCCAGTCTTACGACATCTCGCTCCCCTTCATCACCGCCGACCAGACCGGCCCGAAGCACATCCAACTTAGTCTTTCTCGCGCCAAGCTGGAGCAGCTCACCGACTCCCTGTTCGAGCGCACCAAGAAGCCCGTCCGCGACTGCCTCAAGGAAGCCGGCGTCTCCGCCTCACACGTCGATGAACTGGTTCTCGTCGGCGGCATGACCCGCATGCCCAAGGTCATCGAGGTCGCCAAGGAACTCGCCGGCAAGGAACCTCATCGCGGCGTCAACCCGGACGAAGTGGTCGCCATCGGCGCCTCCATCCAGGGCGGCGTGCTCAAGGGCGACGTGAAGGACGTGCTCCTGCTCGACGTGACCCCGCTCACGCTTTCGATCGAAACCGAAGGCTCGCGCGCCACCTCGATGATCGACCGCAACACCACCGTGCCGGTGAAGAAGTCGCAGGTCTTCTCGACCGCGTCGGACAACCAGCCCGCCGTGGACATCCGCATCTGCCAAGGCGAGCGCCCGATGTTCTCCGACAACAAGCTGCTCGGAAACTTCAAGCTGGATGGCATCACCCCGGCCCGCCGCGGCGAACCGCAGATCGAAGTGACCTTCGACATCGACGCCAACGGCATCCTTCACGTCTCCGCCAAGGACAAGCAGTCCGGCAAGGAGCAGAAGATCTCGATCCAAGGCTCGTCCGGTCTTTCCAAGGATGAAATCGAACGCGCCAAGGCAGAAGCCGAATCGCACGCCGAGGAAGACCGCAAGCGTGTCGAAGCCGTCGATACCAAGAACAAGGCCGAGAACCTTGTTTACAGCGTGGAAAAGCAGCTCACCGAGCTTCCCGCCGAAGCGCCAGAAGAACTCAAGTCCGGCATCCAGGCCAAGGTCGATGCCGTAAAGGACGCGCTCAAGTCCGATGACATCGACGCCATCAAGAGCAACGTCGCCACCCTCGAAAGCGCGCTGCAGGACCTCTACAACGCCGCCCAACAGGCCCAAGCCGCCGCCGGCGGTGGAGCCCCCGGTGCCGCACCTGACGTGGACGTCGAGGTCCCCGAGTCCGGCCCATCCGAACCCCGCCAAGCCAAGGGCAAGGTCGTGGAGGCTGAAGTCGTCGATAAATAA
- a CDS encoding co-chaperone GroES: MATIKPLGQRVLVKRLDAEAVSAGGIVLPDTAKEKPQEAEVLSLGTGGKDEDGKTIEFTVKVGDKVLISKYGGTEVKVDGQEVLIVSESDILGIVA, from the coding sequence ATGGCTACCATCAAACCACTCGGTCAACGCGTGCTCGTGAAGCGGCTCGACGCCGAAGCTGTCAGCGCCGGCGGCATCGTCCTGCCCGACACCGCGAAGGAAAAGCCCCAGGAAGCCGAAGTCCTCAGCCTCGGCACCGGCGGCAAGGATGAAGATGGCAAGACCATCGAGTTCACCGTCAAGGTGGGCGACAAGGTCCTCATCTCCAAGTACGGCGGCACCGAAGTCAAAGTCGACGGACAGGAAGTCCTGATCGTTTCCGAGTCCGACATCCTCGGCATCGTCGCCTGA